In one Tessaracoccus palaemonis genomic region, the following are encoded:
- a CDS encoding putative bifunctional diguanylate cyclase/phosphodiesterase, protein MPPGTPETSPLESPASGSRQTLARVLSLVFSAAVVAACLTWCTLAFSPFAQPVWAVILIIATAIANAVVMHASNRDQLLALTATPAIFLINASPTNLGAVITLWFFGSALGTLVRLRSPARALEVTANMVLGGVVMASCWTILEAQAAPLIILSTVPTAAFFLTRLVISSLRLGVVAGTPLLSAARAITWSRALTMWLLVTAATLGGHGIAWVVGTAAPMTSGVQAKLLGSLLVGLIALTFGTYFEYTRVESRLRGLVRAAKALPWPSEIPVAEQAAEFLEEALPHRVITLTTDPEAPIAVPLPGGFLQAHRTHIQPPLRAEDRELVEAFANIAQSTSDAGTERAKLHHAATRDPLTGLLNYRGFTESVTSLEHLDGSGIAIMYLDLDGFKAINDSHGHGVGNLVLQTVAERLQLVLAPDDIASRVGGDEFVVLLVGLHDAQAAQRTAENIATVVSTPVLAEDAIVLVNASFGLAFTESRSPDVAELLQFADARMYESRGNLAPAAPRDAACPGFQVHDIDELLNAITQAITSGGIDLAYQPIIDTRVEQVVAIEALVRVTHPKLGAIPADIVVHEARRLGLVTDLSTAVLSRALADLEEFGAAGRFPLDLHFNVDVEQITDATFRTALGHFLDATDVTVTLELSETSLHRALESTFEELEELNHSNRLQIALDDFGVAQSTLQSVVDYPLSVLKVDRSLVHDMSDEKSRLVLAALSTLCDGLGIRMVVEGVAEEAQLRALVDVGVSYVQGYYFGAPMSPSALADRFRNYGTTCPECTRLTQSASA, encoded by the coding sequence ATGCCTCCGGGAACCCCCGAAACGTCACCGCTGGAGAGCCCCGCGTCCGGGTCCCGGCAGACGCTGGCGCGGGTGCTGTCGCTGGTGTTCAGCGCCGCCGTCGTCGCGGCCTGCCTGACCTGGTGCACGCTGGCCTTCTCTCCCTTCGCGCAGCCGGTCTGGGCCGTGATTCTGATCATCGCGACGGCCATCGCCAACGCGGTCGTCATGCACGCCTCCAACCGCGACCAGCTGCTGGCCCTGACCGCCACCCCGGCGATCTTCCTGATCAACGCCTCGCCCACCAACCTGGGTGCGGTCATCACCTTGTGGTTCTTCGGGTCGGCGCTCGGCACCCTCGTGCGACTGCGCAGCCCCGCCCGGGCGCTCGAGGTGACGGCGAACATGGTGCTGGGCGGCGTCGTGATGGCCTCCTGCTGGACCATCCTCGAGGCCCAGGCCGCGCCGCTGATCATCCTCTCTACCGTGCCGACGGCGGCATTCTTCCTCACGCGGCTCGTGATCTCGTCGCTGCGTCTGGGGGTCGTGGCCGGGACCCCCCTGCTCAGCGCTGCCCGGGCCATCACCTGGTCGCGGGCGCTGACGATGTGGCTGCTCGTGACCGCGGCGACGCTGGGCGGTCACGGCATCGCATGGGTGGTCGGAACCGCCGCGCCCATGACCAGCGGCGTGCAGGCGAAGCTGCTGGGCTCGCTGCTCGTCGGCCTCATCGCTCTGACGTTCGGCACCTACTTCGAGTACACCAGGGTGGAGTCGCGGCTCCGTGGGCTCGTGAGGGCGGCGAAGGCCCTGCCCTGGCCGAGTGAGATCCCCGTCGCAGAGCAGGCCGCGGAGTTCCTGGAGGAGGCGCTGCCGCACCGGGTCATCACGCTGACGACCGACCCGGAGGCGCCCATCGCCGTGCCCCTGCCTGGAGGGTTCCTCCAGGCGCACCGCACCCATATCCAGCCCCCGCTGAGGGCCGAGGACCGCGAGCTCGTCGAAGCGTTCGCCAACATCGCGCAGTCCACGTCCGATGCGGGCACGGAGCGCGCGAAGCTGCATCACGCGGCCACCCGCGATCCCCTGACCGGTCTGCTCAACTACCGCGGGTTCACCGAGTCGGTGACGTCCCTGGAGCACCTCGACGGCTCCGGCATCGCGATCATGTATCTCGATCTCGACGGGTTCAAGGCCATCAACGACTCGCACGGCCACGGTGTCGGCAACCTCGTCCTGCAGACCGTCGCCGAGCGCCTCCAGCTGGTGCTGGCTCCCGACGACATCGCCTCCCGGGTCGGCGGCGACGAGTTCGTCGTCCTCCTCGTCGGGCTGCACGATGCCCAGGCCGCCCAGCGCACCGCAGAGAACATCGCCACCGTCGTCAGCACCCCGGTTCTGGCCGAGGATGCGATCGTGCTTGTCAACGCGTCCTTCGGGCTCGCCTTCACCGAGTCGAGGTCGCCGGACGTCGCGGAGCTCCTGCAGTTCGCCGACGCGCGCATGTACGAGTCGCGCGGCAACCTGGCGCCGGCGGCACCGCGCGACGCCGCCTGCCCCGGATTCCAGGTCCACGACATTGACGAGCTGCTGAACGCGATCACCCAGGCGATCACGTCGGGCGGCATCGACCTGGCCTACCAGCCGATCATCGACACCCGCGTCGAGCAGGTGGTGGCGATCGAGGCCCTCGTGCGGGTCACGCACCCGAAGCTGGGCGCGATCCCCGCCGACATCGTCGTGCACGAGGCCCGTCGGCTCGGCCTCGTGACCGACCTGAGCACCGCGGTGCTCTCCCGGGCGCTCGCCGACCTGGAGGAGTTCGGCGCGGCCGGTCGCTTCCCGCTGGACCTGCATTTCAACGTCGACGTCGAGCAGATCACGGATGCGACCTTCCGCACCGCGCTCGGCCACTTCCTGGACGCGACGGACGTCACCGTGACGCTGGAGCTGAGCGAGACGTCGCTGCACCGGGCGCTCGAATCGACGTTCGAGGAGCTCGAGGAGCTGAACCACAGCAACCGCCTGCAGATCGCTCTCGACGACTTCGGCGTGGCGCAGAGCACGCTGCAGTCGGTCGTCGACTACCCGCTGAGCGTGCTGAAGGTCGACCGCTCGCTGGTGCATGACATGAGCGACGAGAAGTCGCGGCTGGTGCTCGCCGCCCTGTCCACCCTGTGCGACGGCCTCGGGATCCGGATGGTCGTCGAGGGCGTCGCGGAGGAGGCGCAGCTGCGCGCGCTCGTCGACGTCGGTGTGTCCTACGTGCAGGGCTACTACTTCGGCGCCCCCATGAGCCCCTCGGCGCTGGCCGACAGGTTCAGGAACTACGGCACGACGTGCCCGGAGTGCACGCGGCTGACGCAGTCGGCCAGCGCGTGA
- a CDS encoding glycosyltransferase family 2 protein: MGRTPRRQWGAERFTAPMAIMHDRPSSRKILLNRIAIIVTIFAWLMYSVTTVVREFVEGRANTLRFILESASYLVVVTALTFSALMYLLARQGALYRFRDHVRVPRGALDRHFEDYDKGITVLIPSYREEPDVVAKTVWSAALQEFPTKRVVLLIDDPPTPDNDENAELLRRARELPAVVMEALEEPRRRVAETLDRLRDDLSDAGRATPAHAAAVSEAYHFAADWLEARAAAHPLVDHTDAFYADRVLIGLAGDLRLTTIALDGAINAGESPDAERLIQLQNRLVWIFTAEITSFERKQYVSLSHEANKAMNLNSYIALMGHDWLFQPTGDGVALIPCEHGQDPDLSVPDTEYLLTLDADSMLLRDYCVRLVALLEEPGNERVAVTQTPYSSYRGAPSRIERIAGATTDIQHILHQGMTYYGATFWVGANAVIRKQALLDIAEYQSVGGYDIATYIQDRTVIEDTESSIDLGTKGWTLVNYPERLSYSATPPDFGSLIVQRRRWANGGLLILPKLARQLRERRFRRDRILHREVMLRVNYMASIAWASLGLVFLLGYPYDSRLLSPWVILAAASYFICQASDLRYSGHRASDIFRIYGFNLVLLAVNLAGVVKSVQQALTNEKIPFARTPKVRDRTASPGLYILVPYLIVGFSVFTLARDVFAQNWGNAIFAGFNAALCLWAIIAYIGVRNSVVDVVVGAVDWLFVPKRRKKQAPVPVGPREGAAVDWRGILYHGDRRLGRDVARKNDIRRRVSPR, from the coding sequence ATGGGCCGCACGCCGCGTCGGCAGTGGGGAGCTGAGCGCTTCACCGCGCCGATGGCGATCATGCACGACCGCCCGTCGAGCCGGAAGATCCTGCTGAACCGCATTGCGATCATCGTCACGATCTTCGCCTGGCTCATGTACTCCGTCACCACAGTGGTGCGCGAGTTCGTCGAGGGCAGGGCCAACACGCTGAGGTTCATCCTCGAGTCCGCCTCCTACCTCGTCGTCGTCACCGCCCTGACGTTCTCCGCCCTGATGTACCTCCTGGCCCGACAGGGCGCGCTCTACCGCTTCCGCGACCACGTCCGGGTCCCCCGCGGAGCGCTCGACCGCCACTTCGAGGACTACGACAAGGGCATCACCGTCCTCATCCCGTCGTACCGGGAGGAGCCGGACGTCGTCGCCAAGACCGTCTGGTCGGCGGCGCTGCAGGAGTTCCCCACCAAGCGCGTGGTGCTGCTGATCGACGACCCGCCCACCCCCGACAATGACGAGAACGCCGAGCTGCTGCGCCGCGCCCGCGAGCTGCCCGCCGTCGTGATGGAGGCGCTGGAGGAGCCGCGCAGACGTGTCGCCGAGACCCTCGACCGGCTCCGCGACGATCTCTCCGACGCCGGGCGCGCCACCCCGGCCCACGCAGCCGCCGTCTCCGAGGCCTACCACTTCGCCGCGGACTGGCTGGAGGCCCGCGCGGCCGCGCACCCGCTGGTCGACCACACCGATGCCTTCTACGCGGACCGGGTCCTGATCGGGCTGGCCGGCGACCTGCGGCTGACGACGATCGCGCTCGACGGCGCCATCAACGCCGGCGAGTCCCCGGACGCCGAGCGCCTGATCCAGCTCCAGAACCGGCTGGTGTGGATCTTCACCGCCGAGATCACCTCGTTCGAGCGCAAGCAGTACGTCTCGCTGTCGCACGAGGCCAACAAGGCCATGAACCTGAACTCCTACATCGCGCTGATGGGTCACGACTGGTTGTTCCAGCCCACCGGCGACGGGGTCGCCCTCATCCCGTGCGAGCACGGCCAGGACCCCGACCTGAGCGTCCCCGACACCGAGTACCTGCTGACGCTCGACGCCGACTCGATGCTGTTGCGCGACTACTGCGTGCGGCTCGTCGCGCTGTTGGAGGAACCCGGCAACGAGCGCGTCGCCGTCACGCAGACGCCCTACTCGTCGTACCGCGGCGCGCCCAGCCGCATCGAGCGGATCGCGGGCGCCACCACCGACATCCAGCACATCCTCCACCAGGGCATGACCTACTACGGGGCGACGTTCTGGGTGGGGGCCAACGCCGTGATCCGCAAGCAGGCGCTGCTCGATATCGCGGAGTACCAGAGCGTCGGCGGCTACGACATCGCCACCTACATCCAGGACCGCACGGTCATTGAGGACACCGAGTCCAGCATCGACCTCGGCACCAAGGGCTGGACGCTCGTGAACTACCCGGAGCGGCTCAGCTACTCGGCGACGCCGCCCGACTTCGGCTCGCTGATCGTCCAGCGTCGCCGCTGGGCCAACGGTGGTCTGCTGATCCTCCCGAAGCTGGCCCGCCAGCTGCGGGAGCGGCGCTTCCGCCGGGACCGCATCCTGCACCGCGAGGTGATGCTCCGCGTCAACTACATGGCCTCGATCGCCTGGGCCAGCCTCGGCCTGGTGTTCCTGCTCGGCTACCCCTACGACTCCCGGCTGCTCAGCCCCTGGGTGATCCTCGCCGCCGCGTCGTATTTCATCTGCCAGGCCAGCGACCTGCGCTACTCCGGGCACCGCGCGAGCGACATCTTCCGAATCTACGGCTTCAATCTCGTCCTGCTCGCCGTGAACCTCGCCGGCGTGGTGAAATCCGTGCAGCAGGCGCTGACGAACGAGAAGATCCCCTTCGCGCGCACGCCGAAGGTCCGCGACCGGACGGCCTCGCCCGGCCTGTACATCCTCGTGCCGTACCTGATCGTCGGCTTCTCGGTGTTCACCCTGGCGCGGGACGTCTTCGCGCAGAACTGGGGCAACGCGATCTTCGCCGGGTTCAACGCCGCCCTGTGCCTGTGGGCGATCATCGCCTACATCGGCGTCAGGAACTCCGTCGTCGACGTGGTCGTCGGAGCCGTCGACTGGCTGTTCGTCCCGAAGCGGAGGAAGAAGCAGGCCCCGGTGCCGGTCGGCCCGCGCGAGGGGGCCGCCGTCGACTGGCGGGGCATCCTCTACCACGGCGACCGCAGGCTCGGTCGCGACGTGGCGCGCAAGAACGACATCCGCCGGCGAGTGAGCCCCCGCTAG
- a CDS encoding heavy metal translocating P-type ATPase: MTATHEESLIELEISGMTCAACANRIEKKLRKIDGVTATVNYATNRATVVGIDDAATAIAAVEKAGYGAHERVADDDMWSRRATEAHISALRRRLIVAAALAVPLMDITIVLALAPHLRFPGWELVCLVLALPIVTWCAWPFHKATFRNLRHGAVSMDTLVSLGIIASFGWAVATLLFGLGEASDKGFWLGFGATPEGANSVYLDVAAGMTTFQLAGRYFETRSRRKAGDVLGALHALAATSVRLVRDGVETVVPVAQLQEGDTFVVLPGETIATDGVVTAGAAAVDQSMLTGEPVPASVRVGDQVTGGTVPTDARLEVRATAVGAHTQLAQMAALTEDAQARKSQVQRLVDRIIGWFVPTIIGIAVLTTVGWALAGAPLQQAYGIGIAVLIIACPCSLGLATPTALMVGIGRGATLGVLIKGHDALEASGAITTVVLDKTGTLTTGRMTVAEVAGAGSSLALAAAVEKGSEHSIARAIEAEAEARGVDVPAATDYRALPGLGASAVVDGRDVVIANRAYFAAEGVSLPAELREAVDRATDRGDSVSIVAVDGAPVGVIALADTLKPDARQAISALKAQGLRTVVLTGDSKAAGRRIAAELGVDDVHAEVLPAQKAEEIRRLQERGECVAMVGDGINDAIALATADLGLGVVNGTDIALKAADIILVRDDLSVIADAVGLSRRTLKTIKVNLIWAFAYNMAAVPIAAAGLLNPLIAAGAMALSSVLVVQNSLRLQNYGTKPANPDDDVELIG; the protein is encoded by the coding sequence GTGACCGCCACGCACGAGGAGTCGCTCATCGAGCTCGAGATCTCCGGCATGACCTGCGCGGCGTGCGCGAACCGGATCGAGAAGAAGCTCCGCAAGATCGACGGCGTCACCGCCACCGTCAACTACGCCACCAACCGCGCGACCGTCGTCGGGATCGACGACGCCGCCACCGCGATCGCCGCGGTCGAGAAGGCCGGCTACGGGGCGCACGAGCGGGTCGCCGACGACGACATGTGGTCCCGGCGTGCCACCGAGGCGCACATCTCGGCGCTGCGCCGCCGCCTGATCGTCGCCGCCGCGCTCGCCGTTCCGCTGATGGACATCACCATCGTGCTGGCGCTGGCCCCGCACCTGAGGTTCCCCGGGTGGGAGCTCGTCTGCCTCGTGCTCGCGCTGCCGATCGTCACCTGGTGCGCCTGGCCGTTCCACAAGGCGACGTTCCGCAACCTCCGGCACGGCGCCGTCAGCATGGACACGCTGGTCAGCCTGGGCATCATCGCCTCCTTCGGCTGGGCTGTCGCGACTCTGCTGTTCGGCCTCGGAGAGGCCTCCGACAAGGGGTTCTGGCTCGGTTTCGGCGCCACTCCGGAGGGCGCGAACTCCGTCTACCTCGACGTCGCGGCCGGCATGACGACGTTCCAGCTGGCCGGCCGCTACTTCGAGACCCGTTCCCGGCGGAAGGCCGGCGACGTGCTCGGCGCGCTGCATGCCCTGGCCGCGACGTCGGTGCGGCTCGTCCGCGACGGGGTCGAGACGGTCGTGCCCGTCGCCCAGCTCCAGGAGGGCGACACCTTCGTCGTGCTCCCCGGCGAGACGATCGCCACCGACGGGGTCGTCACCGCCGGCGCCGCGGCCGTCGATCAGTCGATGCTCACGGGCGAGCCGGTCCCTGCCTCCGTGCGCGTCGGCGACCAGGTCACGGGCGGCACCGTCCCCACCGACGCCCGCCTCGAGGTCCGCGCCACCGCCGTCGGCGCCCACACGCAGCTCGCCCAGATGGCCGCGCTCACCGAGGACGCACAGGCCCGCAAGTCGCAGGTGCAGCGCCTCGTCGACCGCATCATCGGCTGGTTCGTGCCGACCATCATCGGCATCGCGGTCCTCACGACCGTCGGCTGGGCGCTCGCCGGCGCGCCGCTGCAGCAGGCCTACGGCATCGGCATTGCCGTGCTGATCATCGCCTGCCCCTGCTCGCTCGGCCTCGCGACCCCCACCGCGCTGATGGTCGGCATCGGCCGCGGCGCCACGCTCGGGGTGCTCATCAAGGGCCACGACGCGCTGGAGGCCTCCGGCGCCATCACCACCGTCGTCCTCGACAAGACCGGCACCCTGACGACGGGAAGGATGACCGTCGCGGAGGTGGCCGGCGCCGGCTCGTCGCTCGCCCTCGCCGCCGCCGTCGAGAAGGGTTCGGAGCACTCGATCGCCCGCGCGATCGAGGCCGAGGCCGAGGCGCGCGGGGTCGACGTCCCTGCCGCCACCGACTACCGGGCGCTGCCCGGCCTCGGCGCCAGCGCGGTCGTCGACGGTCGCGACGTCGTGATCGCCAACCGCGCCTACTTCGCGGCCGAGGGGGTGTCGCTCCCGGCCGAGCTCCGAGAGGCCGTCGACCGCGCCACCGACCGAGGCGACTCGGTCTCCATCGTCGCCGTCGACGGTGCACCCGTCGGCGTGATCGCGCTGGCCGACACCCTCAAGCCCGACGCCAGGCAGGCCATCTCCGCGCTCAAGGCCCAGGGGCTCCGCACCGTCGTCCTCACCGGAGACTCGAAGGCCGCCGGCCGGCGGATCGCCGCCGAGCTCGGGGTCGACGACGTCCACGCGGAGGTGCTGCCCGCGCAGAAGGCTGAGGAGATCCGGAGGCTGCAGGAACGCGGCGAGTGCGTCGCGATGGTGGGCGACGGCATCAACGACGCCATCGCGCTCGCCACCGCCGACCTCGGTCTGGGCGTGGTCAACGGCACCGACATCGCGCTGAAGGCCGCCGACATCATCCTCGTCCGCGACGACCTCTCCGTCATCGCGGACGCCGTCGGGCTCTCGCGCCGCACGCTGAAGACCATCAAGGTCAACCTGATCTGGGCCTTCGCATACAACATGGCGGCCGTGCCGATCGCGGCCGCGGGTCTGCTCAACCCGTTGATCGCGGCCGGCGCCATGGCCCTGTCCAGCGTGCTGGTCGTGCAGAACTCGCTGCGCCTGCAGAACTACGGCACCAAGCCTGCGAACCCGGACGACGACGTCGAGCTGATCGGCTGA
- a CDS encoding cytochrome c oxidase assembly protein: protein MESRPRPPRRLSLAGLLAVVVAFALPVAFVLAAGAAPYEAIVRVFPGDAVAVTTTILQVIAELAGVITVGALVLVLFLRDATSKEAFQLKPGLDLAIARVAAPIWSLAAGLLIIFNALDTTGVPLSALGQAGALDYVFGAASNSGMTILRFGAAALVAVALTLARRWPTLLISLWASAIAILAPLVTGQVLVGPSHDLGGDAAVIQAVAAYPLLGVLGVFAIMAACGELPGPATWRRFVGCAAVAIPVVVIADGVVTWFKLAGTGLLASATGQLIVARWVVLAVLIAAVVWLAVARRRDTLPTAAPSALALALLAVGSWIALSVAMTREPPPQYFVPTSVQEVFLGFDVTAAPTWAVVTTHWRLNLLFFAIATVGVTLYLVGVRSANQRGVKWPVGRTVAWVLGWVVVVVATSSGIGKYSGPHFGIHMVMHMTLSMLVPVLLSMGGVVTLTLRASRSDAPVHSLHHWVSWLMRWGLTKFLYNPIVAFTLFISSYYGLYFTGLFDFLMRFHWGHQLMNLHFLVVGYLYYSLIIGVDRGPKPLPHIGKLGLAMAAMPFHAFFGVILMNTGSIIAKSYYEWLTLPWADLAAAQELGGGVAWVGGELPSLIVVIALGFQWAKQDRREAARKDRHYDSGLDTEYEDYNRMLERLAARDQEAKQ from the coding sequence ATGGAATCCCGGCCCCGACCTCCCCGTCGCCTGAGCCTCGCTGGCCTGCTCGCCGTCGTGGTGGCCTTCGCCCTGCCCGTCGCGTTCGTGCTTGCCGCCGGCGCCGCGCCCTACGAGGCCATCGTGCGCGTCTTCCCCGGCGACGCGGTCGCGGTGACGACGACGATCCTGCAGGTGATCGCGGAGCTCGCCGGGGTCATCACTGTCGGCGCGCTGGTGCTCGTGCTGTTCCTGCGCGACGCAACCTCCAAGGAGGCGTTCCAGCTGAAGCCGGGCCTCGACCTGGCGATCGCGCGGGTCGCAGCGCCGATCTGGTCGCTGGCCGCCGGTCTGCTGATCATCTTCAACGCGCTCGACACCACCGGCGTGCCGCTCTCGGCCCTCGGCCAGGCCGGCGCCCTCGACTACGTCTTCGGCGCGGCCAGTAACTCTGGCATGACCATCCTGCGGTTCGGGGCGGCGGCGCTGGTGGCCGTCGCGCTGACGCTTGCCCGCCGCTGGCCGACGCTGCTCATTTCGCTGTGGGCCTCGGCCATCGCGATCCTCGCCCCGCTCGTCACCGGCCAGGTGCTGGTCGGGCCGTCACACGACCTCGGCGGTGACGCCGCGGTCATCCAGGCCGTCGCGGCCTACCCCCTGCTCGGCGTGCTGGGCGTGTTCGCCATCATGGCCGCCTGCGGCGAGCTCCCCGGGCCTGCGACGTGGCGCCGGTTCGTCGGTTGCGCGGCCGTCGCGATCCCCGTCGTCGTGATCGCCGACGGTGTCGTCACCTGGTTCAAGCTGGCGGGTACCGGGCTCCTCGCCTCCGCCACCGGCCAGCTGATCGTCGCCCGCTGGGTCGTGCTGGCGGTGCTGATCGCCGCCGTGGTCTGGCTCGCGGTCGCCCGGCGCCGCGACACCCTGCCGACCGCCGCGCCGTCCGCGCTGGCGCTCGCACTGCTCGCCGTGGGGTCCTGGATCGCGCTCAGCGTCGCGATGACCCGCGAACCCCCGCCGCAGTACTTCGTCCCGACCTCCGTGCAGGAGGTCTTCCTCGGCTTCGACGTCACCGCCGCCCCGACCTGGGCCGTGGTCACCACCCACTGGCGCCTCAACCTGCTGTTCTTCGCCATCGCCACCGTCGGCGTCACGCTCTACCTCGTCGGGGTGCGCAGCGCCAACCAACGGGGCGTCAAGTGGCCCGTCGGCCGCACCGTCGCGTGGGTGCTCGGCTGGGTCGTCGTGGTCGTCGCCACCAGCTCCGGGATCGGCAAGTACTCCGGCCCGCACTTCGGCATCCACATGGTCATGCACATGACGCTGTCGATGCTGGTGCCCGTGCTGCTGTCGATGGGCGGCGTGGTGACGCTGACGCTGCGAGCGTCGCGCTCCGACGCGCCCGTCCACTCGCTGCACCACTGGGTCAGCTGGCTGATGCGCTGGGGCCTGACCAAGTTCCTGTACAACCCGATCGTCGCGTTCACGCTGTTCATCTCGTCCTACTACGGCCTGTACTTCACCGGGCTGTTCGACTTCCTGATGCGCTTCCACTGGGGCCACCAGCTGATGAACCTGCACTTCCTCGTCGTGGGTTACCTCTACTACTCGCTCATCATCGGCGTCGACCGCGGCCCCAAGCCGCTGCCGCACATCGGCAAGCTCGGCCTCGCCATGGCTGCCATGCCGTTCCACGCATTCTTCGGCGTCATCCTGATGAACACCGGATCGATCATCGCCAAGAGCTACTACGAATGGCTCACCCTGCCGTGGGCCGACCTCGCCGCGGCCCAGGAACTGGGCGGCGGCGTCGCATGGGTCGGCGGCGAGCTGCCGTCGCTCATCGTCGTCATCGCGCTCGGCTTCCAGTGGGCGAAGCAGGACCGACGCGAGGCCGCCCGCAAGGACCGTCACTACGATTCGGGCCTCGACACCGAGTACGAGGACTACAACCGCATGCTCGAGCGGCTCGCCGCCCGCGACCAGGAGGCCAAGCAGTGA
- a CDS encoding chitinase, translating into MSTRYSGRRLSPVRLVVLLAVVAALISGLVYAYSWTRDALGSRGDAHWFSAYVDVTATPTYTFEAATEPHQKIATLGFVVASSPTTCEASWGTYYSLDGADGDLDLTRRIARLTRAGGDVIVSLGGAANSELALVCDSVADLQAQYRAVVDTYSLETIDFDIEGTALDDTAANQRRAEAVAALQQERAAAGDDPLKVWVTLPVSADGLPASAVAVVTAFLDAGVDLAGVNAMTMDFGGGDAARNQADVAIAALRRTHDQLVAIYADRGESLGDREAWARIGATPMIGQNDVVSEVFSLDNARALNEFATEVGLGRMSMWSANRDRTCSDAYADVTVVSDSCSGVEQDDESFGAILAKGFTSSGDAPSPTPSASASATARADQVVDDPSTSPYPVWAKESSYPQGTRIVWRRNVYEAKWWTQGDQPDDPTVAASDTPWRLIGPVLEGESPSPEATLPADFFPTWDAATVYDKGDEVMLDGGAYRARWWTQGDNPASGQVNPGTSPWEKLTSAEITKLLKAEG; encoded by the coding sequence ATGTCCACGAGATACTCCGGCCGTCGCCTCTCCCCGGTGCGGCTCGTCGTGCTGCTGGCCGTCGTCGCGGCGCTGATATCCGGTCTCGTCTACGCCTACTCCTGGACCCGCGACGCCCTGGGCTCCCGGGGGGACGCGCACTGGTTCTCGGCCTACGTGGACGTCACCGCGACCCCCACCTACACCTTCGAGGCGGCCACAGAACCGCATCAGAAGATCGCGACGCTCGGCTTCGTCGTCGCCAGCTCCCCGACGACGTGCGAGGCGAGCTGGGGAACGTACTACTCGCTCGACGGGGCCGACGGCGACCTCGACCTGACGCGTCGCATCGCGCGGCTCACCCGGGCCGGCGGGGACGTCATCGTCTCCCTCGGAGGGGCCGCGAACAGCGAGCTCGCGCTCGTCTGCGACTCGGTGGCGGACCTGCAGGCGCAGTACCGGGCGGTCGTCGACACCTACTCGCTGGAGACCATCGACTTCGACATCGAGGGCACGGCCCTGGACGACACCGCGGCCAACCAGCGCCGTGCGGAGGCCGTCGCGGCCCTCCAGCAGGAGCGCGCAGCCGCCGGCGACGACCCGCTGAAGGTCTGGGTCACGCTCCCGGTCTCCGCCGACGGGCTCCCCGCCTCCGCAGTCGCCGTCGTCACGGCCTTCCTCGACGCCGGGGTCGACCTGGCGGGCGTCAACGCGATGACGATGGACTTCGGCGGCGGCGACGCGGCCAGGAACCAGGCCGACGTGGCCATCGCCGCGCTGCGGCGCACTCACGACCAGCTGGTCGCCATCTACGCCGACCGCGGCGAGTCACTGGGCGACAGGGAGGCGTGGGCCCGGATCGGGGCGACGCCGATGATCGGCCAGAACGACGTGGTCAGCGAGGTCTTCAGCCTGGACAACGCCCGCGCGCTGAACGAGTTCGCCACGGAGGTGGGGCTCGGCCGGATGTCGATGTGGTCCGCCAACCGTGACCGCACCTGCTCCGACGCCTACGCCGACGTCACCGTCGTATCCGACTCGTGCAGCGGCGTTGAGCAGGACGACGAGTCGTTCGGCGCCATCCTGGCGAAGGGTTTCACCAGCAGCGGCGATGCGCCGTCGCCGACCCCGAGCGCATCCGCATCCGCGACGGCCCGCGCCGACCAGGTGGTCGACGACCCGAGTACCAGCCCGTACCCGGTGTGGGCCAAGGAGTCGTCCTACCCGCAGGGCACCCGGATCGTCTGGCGGCGCAACGTCTACGAGGCGAAGTGGTGGACCCAGGGGGACCAGCCCGACGACCCGACGGTCGCCGCCAGCGACACCCCGTGGCGGCTGATCGGGCCGGTGCTGGAGGGCGAGTCCCCGTCCCCCGAGGCGACGCTGCCCGCCGACTTCTTCCCGACGTGGGACGCCGCCACCGTCTACGACAAGGGCGACGAGGTGATGCTCGACGGCGGCGCCTACCGGGCCAGGTGGTGGACGCAGGGCGACAACCCCGCCTCGGGGCAGGTCAACCCAGGAACCTCTCCATGGGAGAAGCTGACGAGCGCTGAGATCACCAAGCTCCTCAAGGCTGAGGGCTGA